A single Streptomyces sannanensis DNA region contains:
- a CDS encoding MIP/aquaporin family protein gives MSTSDIFIGEIIGTAVLILLGGGVVAAVVLKRSKAQNAGWLAITLGWGFAVMTAVYMTGSLSGAHLNPAVTVGIAIKDGDWSNVPVYFAGQLLGAMLGATLVWVAYYGQFHAHLTDPEIIGTRSEHAGLVDQKTEPAAGPVLGVFSTGPEIRNIAQNLATEIIGTLVLVLAVLTQGLNDSGKGLGLLGGLITAFVVVGIGLSLGGPTGYAINPARDLGPRLVHALLPLPNKGGSDWGYAWIPVVGPLIGGALAAGIYKLAFA, from the coding sequence GTCCACCTCCGACATCTTCATCGGCGAGATCATCGGTACCGCCGTGCTCATCCTGCTCGGCGGTGGCGTGGTGGCCGCCGTCGTGCTCAAGCGCTCCAAAGCACAGAACGCCGGCTGGCTGGCCATCACTCTCGGGTGGGGCTTCGCGGTCATGACCGCCGTCTACATGACGGGCTCCCTCTCCGGCGCCCACCTCAACCCCGCCGTCACCGTCGGCATCGCGATCAAGGACGGTGACTGGAGCAACGTTCCGGTCTACTTCGCCGGCCAGCTGCTCGGCGCCATGCTCGGTGCCACGCTGGTCTGGGTCGCGTACTACGGCCAGTTCCACGCGCACCTCACCGACCCGGAGATCATCGGCACCCGCTCCGAACACGCGGGGCTGGTCGACCAGAAGACGGAGCCGGCCGCCGGCCCGGTGCTGGGTGTCTTCTCCACCGGCCCCGAGATCCGGAACATCGCGCAGAACCTGGCCACCGAGATCATCGGCACCCTGGTGCTCGTGCTCGCGGTCCTCACGCAGGGCCTCAATGACAGCGGCAAGGGCCTCGGCCTCCTCGGCGGGCTGATCACCGCGTTCGTCGTCGTCGGCATCGGCCTCTCGCTGGGCGGCCCGACCGGCTACGCCATCAACCCGGCGCGCGACCTGGGTCCGCGCCTCGTGCACGCGCTGCTGCCGCTGCCGAACAAGGGCGGCTCCGACTGGGGCTACGCCTGGATTCCCGTCGTCGGCCCGCTGATCGGCGGCGCCCTCGCAGCGGGTATCTACAAGCTCGCGTTCGCCTAG
- the glpK gene encoding glycerol kinase GlpK produces the protein MTDAHRTAGPFIAAIDQGTTSSRCIVFDRDGRIVAVDQKEHEQIFPKPGWVEHDAAEIWTNVQEVVAGALEKGGITAADVKAIGITNQRETTVLWDRATGEPVHNAIVWQDTRTDALCKELGRNVGQDRFRRETGLPLASYFSGPKVRWLLDNVEGLRERAERGEILFGTMDSWVIWNLTGGVDGGHHVTDVTNASRTLLMNLHTMEWDERILSSMDVPAAVLPEIRSSSEVYGRVKGGVLDGVPVASALGDQQAALFGQTCFAEGEAKSTYGTGTFMLMNTGEKVINSYSGLLTTVGYRIGDQKPVYALEGSIAVTGSLVQWMRDQMGLIKSAAEIETLASSVDDNGGAYFVPAFSGLFAPYWRSDARGVIAGLTRYVTKAHIARAVLEATAWQTREITDAMTKDSGVELTALKVDGGMTSNNLLMQTLSDVLDSPVVRPMVAETTCLGAAYAAGLAVGFWPDTDALRANWRRAAEWTPRMDADTRDREYKNWLKAVERSMGWLEEEN, from the coding sequence GTGACCGACGCCCACCGCACCGCCGGGCCGTTCATCGCCGCCATCGACCAGGGCACCACCTCCAGCCGCTGCATCGTCTTCGACAGAGACGGCCGGATCGTCGCCGTCGACCAGAAGGAGCACGAGCAGATCTTCCCCAAGCCGGGCTGGGTCGAGCACGACGCCGCCGAGATCTGGACGAACGTCCAGGAGGTTGTGGCCGGCGCCCTCGAGAAGGGCGGCATCACCGCCGCTGACGTCAAGGCGATCGGCATCACCAACCAGCGCGAGACCACCGTCCTGTGGGACAGGGCCACCGGTGAGCCGGTCCACAACGCCATCGTCTGGCAGGACACCCGCACCGACGCCCTCTGCAAGGAGCTGGGCCGCAACGTCGGCCAGGACCGCTTCCGCCGCGAGACCGGCCTGCCGCTGGCCAGCTACTTCTCCGGCCCGAAGGTCCGCTGGCTGCTGGACAACGTCGAGGGCCTGCGCGAGCGCGCCGAGCGGGGCGAGATCCTCTTCGGCACCATGGACTCCTGGGTCATCTGGAATCTCACCGGCGGCGTCGACGGCGGCCACCACGTCACCGACGTCACCAACGCCTCCCGCACCCTGCTGATGAACCTCCACACCATGGAGTGGGACGAGCGGATCCTCTCGTCCATGGACGTCCCGGCGGCCGTCCTGCCGGAGATCCGTTCCTCCTCCGAGGTGTACGGCAGGGTCAAGGGCGGCGTCCTGGACGGTGTCCCGGTCGCGTCCGCGCTCGGCGACCAGCAGGCCGCTCTGTTCGGCCAGACCTGCTTCGCCGAGGGTGAGGCCAAGTCCACGTACGGCACCGGCACCTTCATGCTGATGAACACCGGCGAGAAGGTCATCAACTCCTACAGCGGCCTGCTGACCACCGTCGGCTACCGGATCGGCGACCAGAAGCCGGTCTACGCCCTCGAGGGCTCGATCGCCGTCACGGGTTCGCTGGTCCAGTGGATGCGCGACCAGATGGGCCTGATCAAGTCCGCGGCCGAGATCGAGACATTGGCCTCCTCCGTCGACGACAACGGCGGCGCCTACTTCGTACCGGCCTTCTCCGGCCTGTTCGCCCCGTACTGGCGCTCCGACGCCCGCGGTGTCATCGCCGGCCTGACCCGGTACGTCACCAAGGCGCACATCGCCCGCGCCGTACTCGAGGCCACCGCCTGGCAGACCCGCGAGATCACCGACGCCATGACGAAGGACTCCGGTGTCGAGCTGACCGCGCTCAAGGTCGACGGCGGCATGACCTCCAACAACCTGCTGATGCAGACGCTCTCGGACGTCCTGGACTCCCCCGTGGTGCGCCCCATGGTCGCCGAAACCACCTGCCTCGGCGCGGCCTACGCCGCCGGCCTGGCCGTCGGCTTCTGGCCCGACACCGACGCACTGCGCGCCAACTGGCGCCGGGCCGCCGAGTGGACCCCCCGCATGGACGCGGACACCCGCGACCGCGAGTACAAGAACTGGCTCAAGGCCGTTGAACGCTCCATGGGCTGGCTCGAAGAAGAAAACTGA
- a CDS encoding glycerol-3-phosphate dehydrogenase/oxidase, with the protein MSTLQSVPSLGTHPAAGSLPSRAETREQLSKATYDLLVIGGGILGISTAWHAAQSGLRVALVDAGDFAGATSSASSKLLHGGLRYLQTGAVKLVAENHFERRAVSREVAPHLSNPLTFYLPVYKGGPHGAAKLGAGVFTYSALSAFGDGMGHVISPARARRDVPELRTDNLKAVAVYGDDQMNDSRMALMTVRAAVDAGAVVLNHAEVTGLRFTRGRVTGAELKDRTDGSEFGVDARLVLNATGPWVDHLRRMEDPDAAPSIRLSKGAHLVLRRTSPWRAALATPIDKYRITFALPWEDMLLLGTTDEEYEGDPADVSVDEKDITQILDEAAFSVRDQQLSRDLITYAFAGLRVLPGSPGDTAKAKRETVVTEGRGGMLSVAGGKWTTFRHIGRTVMNKLASLPGRPLGEDMEPISQLPKKLPLPGIANPRAVAHRLLVDGPAPGPRMAADTARHLATHYGSLSFDIARLANENPELGRRIHPDAPEIWAQVVYARDHEWARTVDDVLRRRTTLTIRGLATDEIRAEVQDVLDRRSS; encoded by the coding sequence ATGAGCACCCTGCAGAGCGTCCCGAGTCTTGGGACGCACCCGGCTGCCGGTTCCCTGCCGAGCCGCGCCGAGACCAGAGAGCAGCTCTCGAAGGCGACCTACGACCTCCTGGTGATCGGCGGCGGCATCCTGGGCATCTCCACGGCCTGGCACGCCGCGCAGTCCGGGCTGCGGGTGGCCCTGGTGGACGCCGGCGACTTCGCCGGCGCCACCTCCTCCGCCTCCTCCAAGCTGCTGCACGGCGGACTGCGCTATCTGCAGACCGGCGCCGTGAAGCTGGTGGCGGAGAACCACTTCGAACGGCGGGCGGTGTCGCGCGAGGTCGCGCCCCATCTGTCCAATCCGCTCACCTTCTACCTGCCCGTCTACAAGGGCGGTCCCCACGGCGCGGCCAAGCTCGGCGCCGGCGTCTTCACCTACTCGGCGCTCTCCGCGTTCGGCGACGGCATGGGCCACGTCATCAGCCCGGCGCGCGCCCGACGCGACGTTCCCGAGCTGCGTACGGACAACCTCAAGGCCGTCGCCGTCTACGGCGACGACCAGATGAACGACTCCCGCATGGCCCTGATGACCGTGCGCGCCGCAGTCGACGCGGGCGCGGTCGTCCTCAACCACGCCGAGGTCACCGGTCTGCGCTTCACCAGGGGCCGGGTGACGGGCGCGGAGCTCAAGGACCGTACGGACGGTTCCGAATTCGGTGTCGACGCCCGGCTGGTGCTCAACGCCACCGGCCCGTGGGTCGACCACCTGCGCAGGATGGAGGACCCGGACGCGGCCCCCTCCATCCGTCTCTCCAAGGGCGCGCACCTCGTTCTCAGGCGCACCTCCCCCTGGCGGGCAGCGCTGGCCACTCCCATCGACAAGTACCGGATCACCTTCGCCCTCCCCTGGGAGGACATGCTGCTCCTCGGCACGACCGACGAGGAGTACGAGGGCGATCCGGCCGATGTCTCGGTCGACGAGAAGGACATCACCCAGATCCTCGACGAGGCCGCCTTCTCCGTCCGCGACCAGCAACTGTCCCGCGATCTGATCACCTACGCCTTCGCGGGGCTGCGGGTGCTGCCGGGCAGTCCCGGTGACACCGCGAAGGCCAAGCGCGAGACCGTGGTCACCGAGGGCCGCGGCGGCATGCTGTCGGTCGCCGGCGGTAAGTGGACCACCTTCCGCCACATCGGCCGTACGGTCATGAACAAGCTGGCCTCGCTGCCCGGCCGGCCACTGGGCGAGGACATGGAACCGATCTCGCAGCTGCCGAAGAAGCTTCCGCTGCCGGGCATAGCCAACCCGCGCGCGGTCGCGCACCGGCTGCTGGTGGACGGTCCGGCCCCCGGCCCGCGCATGGCCGCCGACACGGCTCGGCACCTCGCCACGCATTACGGTTCGCTGTCCTTCGACATCGCACGGCTCGCGAACGAGAACCCCGAACTCGGCAGGCGGATTCACCCGGACGCCCCGGAGATCTGGGCACAGGTCGTCTACGCCCGTGACCACGAGTGGGCCCGGACGGTGGACGACGTCCTGCGCCGCCGTACGACCCTGACCATCCGCGGCCTCGCGACGGACGAAATCCGTGCCGAGGTCCAGGACGTGCTGGACCGGCGCAGCAGCTGA